Genomic DNA from Haloarcula marina:
TCCGGAGCACGCTCGAATCGTTCGAGGACGAGGCGGCCGCCGACGCCGACGCCGACACGGACGCCGACGCCGAAGAGGCCGAAGCCTGAGTTATCGCTCCCGCGTCGCCACGCGGTCGAGTAGTTCGGTGAGCGCCGCGCTCGCCTCGTCCAGCAGTCGCGCTCCTCGGTCGGCCCCGCCCTCGCGCGGGTCGCCGACCGTCCCGTTTTCGCTGAACTCGTCGGTGTCGTAGGCCAGATTGACGCCGCTGACCCACTCGCCCCACCCGTCGGCGGCGTCGGCGGCCGCCTCGTCCAGACGGTCCTCCCTGACGAGTTCGGGATGGCTGTGCCGGAGCAGACTCGTCTCGACGGGGCCGCCGTGGCCCATGTCGTCGGCGTCGACGGCGTCGAACCACGTGAACGCGACGGCGTAGGCGTCGTCGTGTCGCGAAATCCGCGCACACACTTCTCGGAGGGCGTCGACGTTGCCGCCGTGGCCGTTGACGAGGACGGCCCGGTCCCAGCCGTGGTGTGCCAGACTGGCGACCGTCTCGCGGACGTACCGCCGGAAGGTGTCCTCGCTGACCCACAGGGTCCCTGCGAAGTGGCGGTGTTCCTCGGCGACGCCGACGGGAATCGGGGGTGCGACGACCACCTCGGCGTCGTGGCTTTCGGCGGCGGCGTCCGCGACGGCCGCCGCGGTCAGCGCGTCGGTCCCGAGTGGCGCGTGCGGCCCGTGTTGCTCGGTGCTGCCGACGGGGAGGAGCGCGAGGTCCGTCTCGACGGCCTCGGCGTCCGTCCACGTCGCGTCGCGCAGGTGCATACCACGCGATGTGCGCGCGGGGACTACAAGCGTAGTGGTCGTGGCTCGGGTGAAAAAACGGACACAGCTCAGACGATAGAGTCCGGGCGCGTCGCGAAGTAGTTGAACACGGCCCCGAGGCCGACGCCGTAGACGACGTGGGCCACGAACGTCAGGACGGCGTACAGCACCAGCGTCAGTCCGGACTGGCCGGTGTAGAACGCGAGGACGAATCCGGTCCACATCGCGCCGCCGAAGAACGCGCCGGAGACGGCGTCAGACCGGCCGGGGAGGTACTCCTTCAGCGCGGCGAACAGGAGCGGCCACGGGAACATCCCGCCGCCGAGGAAGATGAAGTAGCCGAACAACACCTCGGGGACGTACCCTGTCAGGCCGACGAGGTCGGTGAGGATGGCGAAGTCGGCGAAACTGAACGCGCCGAGCGACTGCGCGATGAGGAAGACGACGCTCATCATCGCCGTGCCGACGAGACCGCCCGCCGCCCCGACGACGCCGTCAGCGAGGATACCCGCCAAACTGTCGAACTCTTCGTTGTCGGCGACGGTTTCGCCGTTCACCGGGTCGTCGACCCCCGCGGAAGTGTCTGCCATGTGGTGTTGTACCATACCAATGAATAAAAAAGTTCGCGCACGCGCCCAGTCCTCGCCGAGAAGTGTAAGGAAACTGTCCACAATGCCTAATAGAGCGTACAAAAAATCATGAGGGAAGTGATGGGGCACTTGGTACCACACACCGTAGTCGGCATCCCGCTCCACGGCGGGAGCGTCAGGGCTCCGGCGGACGTGTTCGAGAGCATCTTCGAGGTGTTCCTGATTCTGGGCACGGCCGTCGGCATCCTCGTCGTGACGTACACGATGTATCACGCGCTGAAGTACCGCGATAGGGGCGGCGACGACCCCTACGCGGACAAGGTCGAACGCCCGGTGATGGGCGAGATGCCCGCGAGCGGGTCCGGGGGGCGGAAAGTGTTCTACTCGTTCGGCATCAGCGCCCTCATCGTCGTCTCGCTCATCGTCTGGACGTACAGTTCGCTGGCCTACGTCGAGGACGGGCCGACCATCGAAGGCGAGGAGGACATCCACATCACCGTCGAGGGCTACCGGTTCGGATGGGCCTTTATCTACCCGAACGGCCACGAGGCGTCGACCCTGCGGGTCCCGCAGAACTGGGTGGTCAGGTTAGAGGTGACCTCGCGGGACGTGTTCCACAACTTCGGCATCCCCGAGTTGCGCGTCAAGACCGACGCGATGCCGGGCCAGACCACCGAGGCGTGGTTCACCGCGCCCGAGACGGGCACGTACGAGGCGGTCTGTTACGAACTGTGCGGGAGCGGCCACTCGGTGATGGTCTCGCCAGTGGAGGTCATGCCCCAGGACGAGTACCGCGAGTGGTACGCGGGGACGAACGGCACGAACAGCACTAACGGGACCGCCGCCAGCGTCGACGCCGCGAGTGTCGGGGGTGTCCCGGCATGAGCGAGGGTCACAGTCACGGCCTCCCGCCGAAGTCCTCGATTAGCCGCTGGTTCCTCACGACCAACCACAAGGACATCGGCGTCCTCTATCTCATCACCGCGCTGTTCTTCCTCGTGTTCGGCGGCTTGCTGGCCCTGCTGTTCCGACTGGAACTCATCAGCCCCGGCGCGGAGTTGCTCGGCTCTATCGGCTACAATCAGGCCGTCTCGACGCACGGCCTGTTGATGGTGTTCTGGTTCATCTCGCCCTTTGCCTTCGGCTTCGCCAACTATGTCGTCCCGCTCCAAATCGGGGCCGACGACCTCGCGTTCCCGCGGCTGAACGCGCTGTCGTACTGGCTGTACCTCTTCTCGGGTATCTTGATGGGCGTCTCCTTTTTCCAGGGGACGACGTTCGCGGGCGGGTGGACGATGTACGCCCCGCTGAACACCCCGGCGTACATCCCCGGCGAGGGCCTCGGTGCCACCTCCGTCGTCCTCGCGCTCATCATGTTCACCGCCGCCGTCACGCTGGGGTCGGTGAACTTCCTGACGACGATGTACCGGATGCGCGCCGAGAACCTCCGGATGCGGGACATCCCCATCTTCTCGCTGTCCATCAACCTCACCGTCTGGATGATGCTGTTCGCCTTCGCGGCGCTGTTGGCCGCGCTGATGATTCTGGCCTCGGACCACATCATCGGGACCACCTACTTCCAGTACGCCAACGACGGGACGACGCTGGGAACGGACGCCGACAATCCCGGCGCGTCCCTGCTGTGGGCGCACCTGTTCTGGTTCTTCGGCCATCCCGAGGTGTACATCGTCTTCTTCCCGGCGCTGGGCGCGATGGCCGAAATCTTCCAGACGTTCACCGGCCGCCGACTGGTCGGCCGCAAGTGGTTCATCATCTCGATGGTGCTGGTGGCGCTCCAGAGCTTCGTCGTCTGGATGCACCACATGTTCCTCACGGGCATCAACCTCCCAATCAAGACGGTGTTCATGGCGACGACCATCGGCATCTCCCTGCCCTTCGACCTGATGGTCTTCTCGCTCATCTACACGATGGCGAAAGGGCGGGTCCGGTTCAAGACGCCGTTCCTCTTCGCGCTGGGTGCGCTCATCCTGTTCATCGTCGGCGGCATCACGGGCGTCTTCCTCGGCGCTATCGTGCTGGACTACCAGTTCCGCGGGACCTACTGGGTCGTCGCGCACTTCCACTACGTGATGGTCGCGGGCGCGACGGGCCTGTTCGGCGGCCTCTACTACTGGTATCCGAAGATAACCGGGAAGATGTACGACGAGTTCCTCGGGAAGGTCCACTTCGCCGTCTATTTCGTCGGCTTCAACCTGCTGTACTTCCCGATGTTCGTCGCGTGGGAGACGCCCCGACGGGTGTTCGAGTACTCCCAAGACCTGCAGATTTGGCACTCGATGGCCACCGTCGGCGGGTTCATCCTCGGCGCGAGTTTCCTCATCATGTTCTACAACCTCTTCGTCTCGCTGTGGCGCGGCGAGGACGTGGGCGACAACCCGTGGGAGTACGCCACCAGCGCCGAGTGGGCCGTCTCCTCGCCGCCGCCGCTGGAGAACTTCCCCGGCGTTCCCACCTACGCCAGCGGGTCGCTGGAGTTCATGGACGATGCCGAAGTCGCCCGTCGGACCAGCGGGTCCAAGGGGAGCGGCGTGGCCGCCGATGGCGGGGCCGCCACCGACGGCGGCACCGCGTCCGTGACGGCCGCCGCCACCGCGACGCCGACGACGCCCGCCCACGAGACGGCCGGTGAGGAACACGCCAGCCACGCGAGTTTCTGGCCGTTCCTCGTCAGCCTCGGCGGATTCGTCGCGTTCCTCGGCCTCTCGGGCGTGCGCACGGGGAGCGTGGTGTACGTCTCGATGGCCGTCGTCGGCGGCGTGTTCACGCTCGGGTCGCTGTTCGGCATGACCCGCGAACCGTTCCACGCCCCGGAGATGGCTATCGCCGAGCGCTGGCCGTTCGCGAAGGTCGAGAAGATGAAACTCGGGATGTGGACGTTCCTGGCGAGCGACATCGTCCTCTTCGGCGCGTTCATCGGGTCGTACGCCTTCGTCCGGGTCGCCTACGGCTGGACCGACTGGCACCACGACCTCATCCCGGCCGAACACGTCACGATGCCGGGTCTCATCAACACCTACCTCCTGCTCACGTCGAGTTTCCTCGTCGTGCTGGCGATGGTCGCCGCCAAGCGAGAGAGTCGGAAGGGGACTGTGGGTGCCCTCGTCGGCACGTTCGCGCTCGGCGTCGGGTTCCTGATAAACAAGGGGTTAGAGTGGGAGCATCTGTTCCACATCAGCACCGAGGCGTTCCCCAACGGCTGGAACCTCTCGACGAACATCGCGTCGTCGACGTTCTACCTCACCACCGGCCTGCACGGCGCACACGTCACCATCGGCCTCATCATCTGCGCGTACATGACGGTCAGGGCGTGGAACGGGGCCTACCAAGGGGACGACAAGCCAATCGAGTACTTCGGGCTGTACTGGCACTTCGTGGACATCGTCTGGCTGTTCCTGTTCCCGCTGTTCTACATCCTCTGAGGTACAATCATGGACTGGAAAGGATACACCATCATATACGTCGTGTTGTTCGTCTTCGCAACCGCACAGGCCGTCGTCGAGTTCGCTGGCCTCGTCGACAGCGCCTACTGGGCGGCCTTCGGCATCATCATGGTGCTGTCGGTCATCAAAGCCGTCGGCGTCGCCGCCTACTACCAGCACCTCCGGTGGGAACCGCGCGCGGTGACCTACCTCGTCGTCGGTGGCACCGTCGCGGCGCTCGCGCTGACCGCGGCCGCCGCCTACTCGATAACCTGAGGGCGCTCGCCGATTGCGGGGCGAATTCGCCCCGCACCGCCGCCGTTTTCTCACGTCAACCCCACCCGGGACGCGAGCGACGACGACGCGGCCGCTCGGGGGCACTTGGTCAGCACGAAACGGACAGTCGCCGTCTCAGCCCAGCAGCAACTGCGCGGTGACGGCGATGAGGAAAAGGACGCCCGCCACCGTCGCGGACTCGGCGGCCGCGAGCGAGGAGGCGTGGCCGCGGCGCGTCGCCGAGAGGTACACGCCGAAGAGGAGGTAACTCACCAGCACGAGGCCGCCAGCGACGGCGATACCGATTCCCATCGTGGCCTGCATCTCGGCCGGACCCGAGATGTAGAGGACGACGCCGCCGACGAAGCCGACGACGAGTAGTGCGAACGCCACGGTCAGCGCCATCGGGTCGTCCGAGAGTCGTTGGAGTTGCGTCTCACCGTCGGCGGGAGTCGCCAGTGCCAGCGTGTCCGCGGTCGGCGTGTAGTGGTACCAACCCCGACTCGCGCCGATCCAGCCGAGTACCGCGACCACGAGCAGTCCCATCAGCGCCGTACTCACGAGCAATGCAGTCGTCATGGTACGTGTGTACATGACACGGCATGATAACTGTTCGTGGTCGACGTGACCTCGTTGGCGCGTTCCGCGGCGGGGAGGCCAACGGACTCAGGCCTCGACGGGACGTGGTTCGAGACGCGCGCGCTCGCCCAGCGCTCGCTCGACGGCCACGGCGAACGGCGTCAGTTCGGGCCGGACCACGTCGTCGATGCTGTGGTCGGTGACGACGACGCGGTTTCGCAACCCGTCGACCAGCGGTTTCGCGACGCTGACCGGCACGTCCGTCACCAACCCGAGCCATCGGGCGGAGAGTCCCGGCGAGAGGACGGGCACGGGGACGATGAGCGGCGGGCGACCGTGCAGAAACCGCGCCGTCGTCGTCAGAATCTCCTGATAGGTCAGCACGTCCGGGCCGCCGATTTCGTAGATTCGGCCCGCCGTTTCGGGGTCTTCGAGGACGGCGACGAGGTACGCCACCACGTCGTCGATGTAGATTGGCTGGCACTCCGTGCGGACCCACGACGGCGTCACCATCACCGGGAGGCGGGCGGCTAACTGCCGGATTATCTGGAAACTCGCGGACCCCGCGCCGATGACGATGGCCGCGCGAAGCGCCGTCAGTCGCGGTGCTCCCTCGCCGAGGAGGTGTTCGACCTCGCGGCGCGAGCGGAGGTGTTCGGATAGGTCCTCGTCCTCGGTCCCGAGGCCGCCGAGGTAGACGATGCGGTCGATGCCCGCCGTTCCGGCGGCTTTGACGAAGTTTCGGGCCGCCCGGCGGTCACGCTCCTCGAAGTTCTCTCCGGCTTGCATCGAGTGAACGAGGTAGTAGGCGGCGTCGGCGGCGGGCAGGGTGAGGTCCGGGTCGAGCAGATCCCCTTCCACGACGTCGACCCCCGCCGGTGGGTCGTAGCTATCGGGGTCCCGAGTCAGCGCGACGACGTCGTGGCCGCGTTCGAGGAGTGCGGGCACGAGATGGCTCCCGATGAATCCGGTCGCTCCGGTGACGAGCACGCGCATGCACACTATATGTCACTCCACCGGCTTAATTGCGACCCCGAGGTGGCCGCTTAGTCCTCAACTTCGACGAGCACCGTCTCGCCGGTGCCCTCGCGGGACTCCCACTCCCACTCGTCCTCGACGCGGACGCGTCCGTCGGCGAGCAGCGTCACCTCGCCGACGGAGTGGCCGGTCGCTGTCTCGCCGCCCGCTTCGAGTTGCACGTACCGAACGTCCCAGCGGTCCCCGTCGAACGTTCCCGTGAGGTAGCCGTCGAGGATGTCGCCACCGGCGTACCGCGCCGAAACCCGGTCGCTGTCCTGCTGAAAGTGCAGGCGCGTGTCACCGTCGACGGTTCCCGAATCGGAGGTCTCGACGGCCGCGAGGGTCCGGCCGTCGAGCGAAATGTCGGTCATCTCCCGCCCGTACCACGTCCGCCGTGAAGAACGTGTGCCTCGCTCAGGCCGAACGACGTATCCGGACAGTCAGTCGTCGGCGTCGGTCCGCGCCCGCCGTTCGGTCGCCCGCCGAACGAACTCCTCGGGGAGTTCGTCGATTTCGCCCGCTTGGACGGCCCAGAGGTTCGCGTAGAGGCCGCCCGAAGCGAGCAGTTCGTCGTGGCTCCCCCGCTCGACGATTCGGCCGTCTTCGAGGACGAGGATGAGGTCGGCGTCTTTCACCGTCGAGAGGCGGTGGGCGATGGCGAACGTGGTCCGGTCGGCGGTCAGGGTGTCCAGCGAGCGCTGGATGAGCATCTCCGTCTCGGTGTCCACGTCGCTCGTGGCCTCGTCCAGCACCAGAATCTCGGGGTCTTTGAGCATCGCGCGGGCGATGGCGATGCGCTGGCGCTGGCCGCCCGACAGTTTCACGCCGCGTTCCCCGACCATGGTCTCGTAGCCGTCCGGAAGGTTCTCGATGAAGCCGTGGGCCTCGGCGGCCTCGGCGGCCGCCCGAATCTCTCCGTCCGTCGCGTCGAAGGTGCCGTAGGCGATGTTCTCCCGGACGGTGCCGTAGAACAGGAACGTCTCTTGGCTGACGTAGCCGATGGCCTGTCGGATGGAGGGTATCTGTACGTCCCGGAGGTCCTGCTCGTCGATGCGGACCGCGCCGTCGTCCACGTCGTACATCCGGAGGAGGAGTTTGAGGACCGTGGATTTCCCTGCCCCGGTCGGGCCGACGAGCGCCACCGTCTCGCCGCCGTCCACCTCGAAGGAGATGTCTTCGACGACTGGGTCGCCGTCGTAGCCGAACGTCACGTCGTCGTACTCGACGGCCCCGTCGGTGACGGACAGCGGCGGGGCGTCGTCGGCCTCGACGAGTCGGCCCGGCGTCTCCATCAGGCCGAAGACGCGCTCTGCGGAGGCGTAGGCCCGCTGATACATGTTGATTATCTGCCCGAACTGTGCCATCGGCCAGACGAACCGCTGGGTGTAGATGATGAACGCGACGAACTCGCCGGGCGAGAGCGACGCGGTCAGCGGCCCGGGGGCCTGCCCGATGACCATCAGGCCGCCGATAATGAAGGTGAGGACGAACCCGAGGCCGGAGACGAGTCGGAGGCCCGGGAAGAAGGTGATACGCGTCTCGATGGCGTCCCAGTTCGCGTCGAGATAGTCCTGTGAACTGTCCTCGACGCGGTCGGACTCGTACGTCTCGGTGTTGGCGGTCTTGATTATCTGGATGCCGCTCAGGTTGTTCTCCAGCCGGGAGTTGAGTTTGCCGACCGAGGAGCGCACGTCGGCGTACTTCGGCTGAATCGTCTCGATGAACCGCTTGGTGAACACGGCGATTATCGGGACCGGCACCAGCGCGATGAGCGCCAGTTGCCAGTTCATGTAGAAGAGGTACGCGGCGATGCCGAACACCATGATGACCAGCCGCGAGGAGGAGTTGAGGCCGTCGTTGAGGAACTTCTCCAGTCGGTTCACGTCGTTCGAGAGCACCGACATCATCTCGCCGGTCTGCTTGTCGGCGAAGAAGTCCATGTTCAGCCGCTGCATCGTCTCGTACGTGTCGGTCCGGACCGCGTGCTGGACGTGCTGGGCGAACTTGTTCCACCCCCAGTTTCGACTCCAGTGGAAGAACGCCCCGCCGAGGAACGACCCGGCGACGAGGCCCGCGGTCAGCCACAACTGCCCCGTCGTTCCGGCGGGAATCCACCCCGCTGGCACGAACGGCAGTTCGTACGTCGCGTTCCCCTGAATCACCGCGTCGATAGCCAGTGCCAGCAACAGCGGTGGCAGGAGGTCAAGCATCCGCGCGAAGACAGAACTGACGAGGCCGACGACGAACGCGCCACGCTGGCCGCGCCCGTACTCCGTGAACAGTCGCCACATCGGCCGCTCGACTCGCTCGCGAGCGTCTTCGAAGGCGTCGTCGTCCGACGCCGCGTCGATATCCATTGGCCGTTGTAGCGGGTCGAGCCGCAAAAACGCGTCGGGCTACTCGACGCCCGCAGGGAGCGTGACGGTGTCGCCGACGCTCACGCCGGTCCGGTTGGCCCACCCGCGGTTCACTTCGAGGACGTACTTCCCGCGGCCCTCGTACCGCGCGAGTTCGGACTCGCTGGTCCCCTCCGGCGGCAGCGGCGCGTGGTGGATGGTGGTGATGGTCCCGTTCGCGTCGATGAAGATGATGTCCAGCGGGAAGTCCATATCGCGCATGACGTAGGCGTACTGCCCCTCTTCGTCGTGGACGAACAGCATCCCCTCGTCGGGCCCCAGCGACTCGGTGTCGCTCAGGCCGGTGTAGCGCTGTTCGAAGGTGTCTGAGATGCGTACCTCGACGGCCGCTAACGGCTGACTCTCGTTGCCGCGGACCGCCACCGTCGTCGCAGGGGCGTCTGTCGCCGTGGGACTATCGGTCGGTGTCGCTGTCTCCGACGCGGCCGTCTCCGTGGCCGCCGCGTTTCCGTTTTCGTACACCGTCACGGTCCCCTCGTCGTA
This window encodes:
- a CDS encoding creatininase family protein gives rise to the protein MHLRDATWTDAEAVETDLALLPVGSTEQHGPHAPLGTDALTAAAVADAAAESHDAEVVVAPPIPVGVAEEHRHFAGTLWVSEDTFRRYVRETVASLAHHGWDRAVLVNGHGGNVDALREVCARISRHDDAYAVAFTWFDAVDADDMGHGGPVETSLLRHSHPELVREDRLDEAAADAADGWGEWVSGVNLAYDTDEFSENGTVGDPREGGADRGARLLDEASAALTELLDRVATRER
- a CDS encoding ABC transporter ATP-binding protein codes for the protein MDIDAASDDDAFEDARERVERPMWRLFTEYGRGQRGAFVVGLVSSVFARMLDLLPPLLLALAIDAVIQGNATYELPFVPAGWIPAGTTGQLWLTAGLVAGSFLGGAFFHWSRNWGWNKFAQHVQHAVRTDTYETMQRLNMDFFADKQTGEMMSVLSNDVNRLEKFLNDGLNSSSRLVIMVFGIAAYLFYMNWQLALIALVPVPIIAVFTKRFIETIQPKYADVRSSVGKLNSRLENNLSGIQIIKTANTETYESDRVEDSSQDYLDANWDAIETRITFFPGLRLVSGLGFVLTFIIGGLMVIGQAPGPLTASLSPGEFVAFIIYTQRFVWPMAQFGQIINMYQRAYASAERVFGLMETPGRLVEADDAPPLSVTDGAVEYDDVTFGYDGDPVVEDISFEVDGGETVALVGPTGAGKSTVLKLLLRMYDVDDGAVRIDEQDLRDVQIPSIRQAIGYVSQETFLFYGTVRENIAYGTFDATDGEIRAAAEAAEAHGFIENLPDGYETMVGERGVKLSGGQRQRIAIARAMLKDPEILVLDEATSDVDTETEMLIQRSLDTLTADRTTFAIAHRLSTVKDADLILVLEDGRIVERGSHDELLASGGLYANLWAVQAGEIDELPEEFVRRATERRARTDADD
- a CDS encoding NAD(P)H-binding protein produces the protein MRVLVTGATGFIGSHLVPALLERGHDVVALTRDPDSYDPPAGVDVVEGDLLDPDLTLPAADAAYYLVHSMQAGENFEERDRRAARNFVKAAGTAGIDRIVYLGGLGTEDEDLSEHLRSRREVEHLLGEGAPRLTALRAAIVIGAGSASFQIIRQLAARLPVMVTPSWVRTECQPIYIDDVVAYLVAVLEDPETAGRIYEIGGPDVLTYQEILTTTARFLHGRPPLIVPVPVLSPGLSARWLGLVTDVPVSVAKPLVDGLRNRVVVTDHSIDDVVRPELTPFAVAVERALGERARLEPRPVEA
- a CDS encoding cytochrome C oxidase subunit IV family protein, whose protein sequence is MDWKGYTIIYVVLFVFATAQAVVEFAGLVDSAYWAAFGIIMVLSVIKAVGVAAYYQHLRWEPRAVTYLVVGGTVAALALTAAAAYSIT
- a CDS encoding DUF6789 family protein; protein product: MADTSAGVDDPVNGETVADNEEFDSLAGILADGVVGAAGGLVGTAMMSVVFLIAQSLGAFSFADFAILTDLVGLTGYVPEVLFGYFIFLGGGMFPWPLLFAALKEYLPGRSDAVSGAFFGGAMWTGFVLAFYTGQSGLTLVLYAVLTFVAHVVYGVGLGAVFNYFATRPDSIV
- the coxB gene encoding cytochrome c oxidase subunit II; the encoded protein is MGHLVPHTVVGIPLHGGSVRAPADVFESIFEVFLILGTAVGILVVTYTMYHALKYRDRGGDDPYADKVERPVMGEMPASGSGGRKVFYSFGISALIVVSLIVWTYSSLAYVEDGPTIEGEEDIHITVEGYRFGWAFIYPNGHEASTLRVPQNWVVRLEVTSRDVFHNFGIPELRVKTDAMPGQTTEAWFTAPETGTYEAVCYELCGSGHSVMVSPVEVMPQDEYREWYAGTNGTNSTNGTAASVDAASVGGVPA
- a CDS encoding cbb3-type cytochrome c oxidase subunit I translates to MSEGHSHGLPPKSSISRWFLTTNHKDIGVLYLITALFFLVFGGLLALLFRLELISPGAELLGSIGYNQAVSTHGLLMVFWFISPFAFGFANYVVPLQIGADDLAFPRLNALSYWLYLFSGILMGVSFFQGTTFAGGWTMYAPLNTPAYIPGEGLGATSVVLALIMFTAAVTLGSVNFLTTMYRMRAENLRMRDIPIFSLSINLTVWMMLFAFAALLAALMILASDHIIGTTYFQYANDGTTLGTDADNPGASLLWAHLFWFFGHPEVYIVFFPALGAMAEIFQTFTGRRLVGRKWFIISMVLVALQSFVVWMHHMFLTGINLPIKTVFMATTIGISLPFDLMVFSLIYTMAKGRVRFKTPFLFALGALILFIVGGITGVFLGAIVLDYQFRGTYWVVAHFHYVMVAGATGLFGGLYYWYPKITGKMYDEFLGKVHFAVYFVGFNLLYFPMFVAWETPRRVFEYSQDLQIWHSMATVGGFILGASFLIMFYNLFVSLWRGEDVGDNPWEYATSAEWAVSSPPPLENFPGVPTYASGSLEFMDDAEVARRTSGSKGSGVAADGGAATDGGTASVTAAATATPTTPAHETAGEEHASHASFWPFLVSLGGFVAFLGLSGVRTGSVVYVSMAVVGGVFTLGSLFGMTREPFHAPEMAIAERWPFAKVEKMKLGMWTFLASDIVLFGAFIGSYAFVRVAYGWTDWHHDLIPAEHVTMPGLINTYLLLTSSFLVVLAMVAAKRESRKGTVGALVGTFALGVGFLINKGLEWEHLFHISTEAFPNGWNLSTNIASSTFYLTTGLHGAHVTIGLIICAYMTVRAWNGAYQGDDKPIEYFGLYWHFVDIVWLFLFPLFYIL
- a CDS encoding DUF192 domain-containing protein; amino-acid sequence: MKRGALAVVFGAVGVLAVAIVLLQTGLWVDVVGVGEYDEGTVTVYENGNAAATETAASETATPTDSPTATDAPATTVAVRGNESQPLAAVEVRISDTFEQRYTGLSDTESLGPDEGMLFVHDEEGQYAYVMRDMDFPLDIIFIDANGTITTIHHAPLPPEGTSESELARYEGRGKYVLEVNRGWANRTGVSVGDTVTLPAGVE